One genomic segment of Profundibacter amoris includes these proteins:
- a CDS encoding tetratricopeptide repeat protein has translation MMDDYYDLGTYSRAGVSVNEQAQMWFDRGLNWVFGYNHNEAIVCFERAIAADPDCAMAHWGIAYAKGPNYNYRWDHFTPEVKEECLEVVAASLAAAEKCADGLAAELVAALKLRFPASAEVEDIAPTHDAYTDAMRQVLARHPDDLEVITLAVEAMMCRTPWQLWDLKAGVPAEGSDVLEAQASLERAFDQVEGAWQHPGILHLYIHIMEMSPTPEKALRMGDALVDLVPDAGHLQHMPTHVDVLCGGYENVVRRNVKAYDADKVFMAREGVMNFYTTYICHDLHFRLYGAMFLGQMGPALAAVEELEAILTPEVVEPSADWLESYYGMRQHVLIRFGQWEVLKTTKPPEDQELYCFTTALVHYSRTVAFAATGEVKKAEAERKLFYAAKARVPETRLLFNNTCESILAVAEEMLEGELAYRKGDYDAAFAHLRESVARDDALPYEEPWGWMQPTRHALGALLLEQGRVEEAEAVYRADLGFDDTLSRAARHPENVWSLHGFYECLERLGKAEEAALIKPRLDLANARADAPIKASCACRLSHSSCC, from the coding sequence ATGATGGATGATTATTACGATCTTGGCACATATTCCCGTGCAGGTGTGTCTGTGAATGAACAGGCGCAAATGTGGTTTGATCGCGGGCTGAACTGGGTTTTTGGCTATAATCACAATGAGGCAATTGTCTGTTTTGAAAGGGCAATTGCGGCTGACCCTGATTGTGCGATGGCCCATTGGGGGATCGCCTATGCCAAGGGGCCGAATTACAATTATCGCTGGGACCATTTCACGCCCGAGGTGAAGGAAGAATGCCTGGAGGTGGTCGCGGCCAGTCTGGCGGCGGCGGAAAAATGTGCCGACGGATTGGCGGCGGAACTGGTGGCGGCGTTGAAGCTGCGCTTTCCGGCCAGTGCCGAGGTCGAGGATATCGCGCCGACCCATGATGCCTATACGGACGCGATGCGGCAGGTTCTGGCACGCCATCCCGATGATCTGGAGGTGATCACGCTGGCGGTCGAGGCAATGATGTGCAGAACGCCGTGGCAGTTGTGGGATCTGAAGGCGGGCGTGCCTGCAGAGGGGTCCGACGTTTTGGAAGCGCAAGCGTCGCTGGAACGGGCGTTCGATCAGGTTGAAGGCGCGTGGCAACACCCCGGCATTCTGCATCTGTATATCCACATCATGGAGATGTCTCCGACACCGGAAAAGGCATTGCGGATGGGGGATGCTTTGGTTGATCTGGTGCCGGATGCGGGGCATTTGCAGCATATGCCGACCCATGTGGATGTGTTGTGTGGGGGGTATGAAAATGTGGTGCGGCGTAATGTGAAGGCATACGACGCGGACAAGGTGTTTATGGCACGCGAAGGGGTGATGAATTTCTATACCACCTACATATGCCATGATCTGCATTTCCGTCTGTACGGGGCGATGTTTCTGGGCCAGATGGGACCTGCGCTGGCGGCGGTCGAGGAACTGGAAGCGATCCTGACCCCCGAGGTGGTCGAGCCGTCTGCGGATTGGCTGGAGAGCTATTACGGCATGCGTCAGCATGTGCTGATCCGCTTTGGCCAGTGGGAGGTTTTAAAGACCACCAAGCCGCCTGAGGATCAGGAACTTTACTGTTTCACCACAGCACTGGTGCATTATTCGCGCACCGTGGCCTTTGCGGCAACCGGCGAGGTTAAGAAGGCCGAGGCCGAGCGCAAGTTGTTTTATGCCGCCAAAGCGCGGGTGCCGGAAACGCGGCTGTTGTTCAACAACACCTGCGAGAGCATTCTGGCGGTGGCCGAAGAGATGCTGGAAGGCGAGTTGGCCTATCGCAAGGGCGATTATGACGCGGCCTTTGCCCATCTGCGCGAATCCGTGGCCCGCGATGATGCGCTGCCTTACGAGGAGCCTTGGGGCTGGATGCAGCCAACCCGCCATGCGCTGGGGGCGCTATTGCTGGAGCAGGGACGGGTCGAGGAGGCCGAGGCGGTGTATCGGGCCGATCTGGGGTTTGACGATACCCTGAGCCGGGCGGCGCGACATCCGGAGAATGTGTGGTCCTTGCACGGGTTTTATGAATGTCTGGAGCGGTTGGGCAAGGCGGAAGAGGCGGCACTGATCAAGCCGCGACTGGATCTGGCCAATGCGCGGGCGGATGCGCCGATCAAGGCGTCTTGTGCCTGTCGGTTGTCGCATTCATCCTGTTGTTAA
- the metG gene encoding methionine--tRNA ligase, translated as MARILITSALPYINGIKHLGNLVGSQLPADLFARYNRGRGNEVMFICATDEHGTPAELAAAKAGQPVAEYCAELHDVQADIAKRFGLSFDYFGRSSSPQNHRLTQHFAGKLADNDLIEEVSEKQVYSIDDGRFLPDRYIEGTCPNCGHEGARGDQCDECTKQLSPTDLIDPYSTISGSKNLEVRETKHLFLRQSRLRDTLDEWISSKTDWPVLTTSIAKKWLHDGDGLRDRGITRDLDWGVPVKRGDQPWPGMEGKVFYVWFDAPIEYIGATAEWAEANSLDDSAWERWWRTDKGADDVRYVQFMGKDNVPFHTLSFPATIMGSGEPWKLVDYIKSFNYLNYDGGQFSTSKGRGVFMDQALSILPSDYWRWWLLSHAPENSDAEFTWENFQASVNKDLADVLGNFASRVTKFCRSKFGEVVPEGGTYGPEEQALINTLDKRIKAYNTHMDDMEVRKAASELRAIWVAGNEYLQTAAPWAKFKENPEAAAAVIRLSLNLIRLYAVLSAPFIPDASATLLKAMNTTDDSWPDDVTQALNTLPARHEFTVPDVLFAKITDEQRKEWQEKFAGKRD; from the coding sequence ATGGCACGAATCCTCATCACCTCCGCCCTGCCCTATATCAATGGCATCAAACATCTGGGCAATCTGGTCGGCAGCCAACTGCCCGCCGATCTGTTCGCCCGCTACAATCGCGGACGCGGCAACGAAGTGATGTTCATCTGCGCCACGGACGAACACGGCACCCCTGCCGAACTGGCCGCCGCCAAGGCCGGTCAGCCGGTGGCGGAATATTGCGCCGAACTGCATGACGTGCAGGCCGATATTGCCAAACGGTTCGGCTTGTCATTCGACTATTTCGGCCGCTCCTCCAGCCCGCAAAACCACCGGCTGACCCAGCATTTCGCGGGCAAACTGGCAGACAACGACCTGATCGAGGAAGTCAGCGAAAAGCAGGTCTATTCCATCGACGATGGCCGCTTTCTGCCGGACCGCTATATCGAGGGCACCTGCCCCAACTGCGGCCACGAAGGCGCGCGCGGGGATCAGTGCGACGAATGCACCAAACAACTGTCCCCGACCGATCTGATTGATCCATATTCGACCATCTCGGGATCGAAAAACCTGGAGGTGCGCGAAACAAAGCATCTGTTCCTGCGCCAATCCAGACTGCGCGACACGCTGGATGAATGGATTTCCAGCAAAACCGACTGGCCCGTCCTGACCACCTCGATTGCCAAGAAATGGTTGCATGATGGCGACGGTCTGCGCGACCGCGGCATCACCCGCGATCTGGACTGGGGCGTGCCGGTAAAACGCGGTGATCAGCCCTGGCCGGGGATGGAGGGCAAAGTGTTCTACGTCTGGTTCGACGCACCGATCGAATACATCGGCGCAACAGCGGAATGGGCCGAGGCAAACAGTCTGGACGATAGCGCATGGGAACGCTGGTGGCGCACCGACAAGGGCGCTGACGATGTGCGCTATGTGCAGTTCATGGGCAAGGACAACGTGCCGTTCCACACCCTGTCCTTCCCCGCCACGATCATGGGGTCGGGCGAGCCATGGAAACTGGTCGATTACATCAAATCCTTCAACTACCTGAATTACGATGGCGGCCAGTTTTCCACCTCCAAGGGGCGCGGCGTGTTCATGGATCAGGCGCTGTCGATCCTGCCGTCGGACTACTGGCGCTGGTGGCTTTTGTCGCACGCACCGGAAAATTCCGATGCGGAATTCACATGGGAAAACTTTCAGGCCTCGGTCAACAAGGATCTGGCCGATGTGCTGGGCAATTTCGCCTCGCGCGTCACCAAATTCTGCCGCTCCAAATTCGGCGAAGTGGTGCCCGAAGGCGGCACATACGGCCCCGAGGAACAGGCGCTGATCAACACGCTGGACAAACGCATCAAAGCCTACAACACCCATATGGACGACATGGAAGTGCGCAAAGCCGCCTCCGAATTGCGCGCCATCTGGGTGGCGGGCAACGAATACCTGCAAACCGCCGCCCCCTGGGCCAAGTTCAAGGAAAACCCCGAGGCGGCGGCGGCCGTGATCCGCCTGTCGCTGAACCTGATCCGGCTTTATGCGGTGCTGTCGGCCCCCTTCATCCCCGATGCTTCCGCCACGCTGCTTAAGGCGATGAATACCACGGACGACAGCTGGCCCGATGACGTGACGCAGGCGCTGAACACTCTGCCCGCCCGTCACGAATTCACTGTGCCCGACGTGCTGTTTGCCAAAATCACTGACGAGCAACGTAAGGAATGGCAGGAAAAATTCGCAGGCAAACGCGACTAG
- a CDS encoding DUF2937 family protein, translated as MIRTLTMAGGIAGAVALSQFPEFSQQYMQRMSGAVDELRGVVVAFDLTATASGLTLQEALNSMQGDDFQEGLRDTIETSIQRYERLSGNLTALRSATPLERLGQFYRFSDTDLAQRTWDDFKPAVPVTTDGFIAAGIGFLAGWLGLGLLFGGLRRFTRRFIPV; from the coding sequence ATGATACGAACGCTGACCATGGCGGGCGGGATCGCAGGCGCGGTGGCGTTGTCGCAATTTCCCGAATTCTCGCAGCAATATATGCAGCGCATGTCCGGCGCGGTGGATGAATTGCGCGGCGTGGTGGTGGCCTTTGATCTGACCGCCACAGCCAGCGGGCTGACCCTGCAAGAGGCCTTGAACAGCATGCAGGGCGACGATTTTCAGGAAGGGCTGCGCGATACGATCGAAACCTCGATCCAGCGTTACGAGCGCCTGTCCGGCAACCTGACCGCCCTGCGCAGCGCAACGCCATTGGAACGGCTGGGGCAGTTCTATCGCTTCTCCGATACCGATCTGGCGCAGCGCACATGGGATGATTTCAAACCCGCCGTGCCTGTTACGACAGACGGGTTTATTGCGGCAGGGATTGGCTTTCTGGCCGGTTGGCTGGGGCTTGGCTTGTTGTTCGGGGGCTTGCGGCGGTTCACGCGGCGTTTTATTCCAGTATAA
- a CDS encoding glycoside hydrolase family 26 protein, producing the protein MRRLIYLTFALLLPLAAFAQATPHNATPHNAALRALTPPAGKLLAGTYTGGRSGEEDDILPSDLNAYIRTTGHRPAWVYFSNNWYRSRAFPIATAKWIRASGATPYVRLMLRSDPEQDHRDPLFTTRAIASGKFDADLARWARTAAAFKTPILAEWGTEMNGEWFQWNARWNGRNKGAERFAAAYRHIIDIARANGATNIVWVFHVNWADGPPRGWNRMEKYYPGDDYIDWLGISLYSMQAPYETEPTAFAHIDSTLKRLRAMAPSKPVIIAEFGTDVNNPREPAAAWAAKALDLILSGKYPQLIGFSWWNETWPNDDNPENATDTRIRSDPALTQVFRRALKHPRINR; encoded by the coding sequence ATGCGCCGCCTCATCTACCTGACCTTTGCGCTTCTGCTCCCGCTTGCGGCATTCGCCCAGGCCACCCCGCACAATGCCACCCCGCACAATGCCGCCCTGCGCGCCCTCACCCCGCCCGCCGGCAAACTTCTGGCCGGCACCTACACCGGCGGGCGCAGCGGCGAAGAAGACGATATCCTGCCCTCCGACCTGAACGCCTATATCCGCACCACCGGCCACCGGCCCGCGTGGGTCTATTTCTCGAACAACTGGTACCGCTCGCGCGCCTTTCCGATAGCCACGGCCAAATGGATCCGCGCCAGCGGGGCCACCCCCTATGTGCGCCTGATGCTGCGAAGTGATCCCGAACAGGACCACCGCGACCCGCTGTTCACCACCCGCGCCATCGCCAGCGGCAAATTCGACGCCGACCTTGCCAGATGGGCACGCACAGCGGCCGCCTTCAAAACCCCGATCCTTGCCGAATGGGGCACCGAAATGAATGGCGAATGGTTCCAGTGGAACGCCCGATGGAACGGCCGCAACAAAGGTGCCGAACGCTTTGCCGCCGCCTACCGCCATATCATCGACATCGCTCGCGCCAATGGTGCCACCAACATCGTCTGGGTGTTCCATGTCAACTGGGCCGACGGCCCGCCGCGCGGCTGGAACCGGATGGAGAAATACTATCCCGGCGACGACTATATCGACTGGCTCGGCATCTCGCTCTACTCGATGCAGGCCCCCTATGAAACCGAACCTACCGCCTTTGCCCATATCGACAGCACCCTGAAACGCCTGCGTGCCATGGCCCCGTCAAAACCGGTGATCATCGCCGAATTCGGCACCGATGTGAACAACCCGCGCGAACCGGCCGCCGCATGGGCCGCCAAAGCGCTCGACCTGATCCTGTCTGGCAAATACCCGCAACTGATCGGTTTTAGCTGGTGGAACGAAACATGGCCCAACGACGATAACCCCGAAAACGCCACCGATACCCGCATCCGGTCCGACCCCGCCCTGACACAGGTCTTCCGGCGCGCCCTGAAACACCCGCGCATCAATCGCTAA
- the parE gene encoding DNA topoisomerase IV subunit B yields the protein MSETDYDASSIEVLEGLEPVRKRPGMYIGGTDSRALHHLVAEVLDNSMDEAVAGHANRIEVELHEDYSVTIRDNGRGIPVDPHPKFPDKSALEVILCTLHAGGKFSGDSYATSGGLNGVGSSVVNALSDSMVVEVARNRTLYRQEFSRGLPLAPLAEIGAAPNRRGTTVTFHPDPEIFGKLHFKPSRLHELVQSKAFLFSGVEIRWKSAIADGDMPQEATFHYPGGLAEYLGEVLGSAATYADAPFAGKVDFREKFGEPGSVEWAINWTPARDGFINSYCNTVPTREGGTHEGGFWSAILKGIRAYGELVGNKKAAQINRDDLTTGGCALVSIFIAEPSFVGQTKDRLSNETAQKMVENAVRDHFDNWLASDTKSAGAILDYLVLRAEERLKRRAEKETQRKSATKKLRLPGKLTDCSNSAREGTELFIVEGDSAGGSAKMARNRKTQALLPLRGKILNVLGAASSKIGTNAEISDLSQALGVGLGSRFNLDDLRYEKVIIMTDADVDGAHIAALLMTFFFTQMRPMIDAGHLYLACPPLFRLTQGARRVYCIDEAEKNEWLEKGLGGKGKIDVSRFKGLGEMDAKDLKDTTMNPESRKLIRVTVEEDMPGETADLVERLMGKKPEMRFQYIQENAQFVEELDV from the coding sequence GTGTCCGAAACAGATTACGATGCCTCCTCGATCGAAGTGCTCGAGGGGCTGGAACCCGTGCGCAAACGCCCCGGCATGTATATCGGCGGCACAGATTCCCGCGCGTTGCATCACTTGGTGGCCGAGGTTCTGGACAATTCGATGGACGAAGCCGTCGCCGGACATGCCAACCGCATCGAGGTCGAACTGCACGAGGATTACTCGGTCACCATCCGCGACAATGGCCGTGGCATCCCTGTTGATCCGCACCCCAAATTCCCCGACAAATCCGCGCTAGAGGTGATCCTCTGCACCCTGCACGCGGGCGGCAAATTCTCGGGCGATAGCTATGCCACATCCGGCGGGTTGAACGGCGTTGGCTCGTCCGTGGTGAACGCCCTTTCAGACAGCATGGTGGTCGAAGTTGCCCGAAACCGCACCTTGTACCGTCAGGAATTTTCGCGCGGGCTGCCGCTGGCCCCCTTGGCCGAAATCGGCGCCGCCCCCAATCGGCGCGGCACAACCGTTACCTTCCACCCCGACCCCGAAATCTTTGGCAAACTCCACTTCAAACCGTCCCGCCTGCATGAATTGGTGCAATCCAAGGCCTTCCTGTTTTCCGGTGTCGAAATCCGCTGGAAATCGGCCATTGCCGATGGTGACATGCCGCAAGAGGCGACCTTCCACTACCCCGGCGGGCTGGCGGAATATCTGGGCGAAGTGCTGGGCAGTGCCGCCACCTATGCCGACGCTCCCTTTGCTGGCAAGGTCGATTTCCGCGAGAAATTCGGCGAGCCGGGATCGGTGGAATGGGCCATCAACTGGACCCCTGCGCGCGACGGCTTCATCAACAGCTATTGCAACACCGTCCCCACCCGCGAGGGCGGCACGCACGAGGGCGGCTTCTGGTCCGCCATCCTGAAAGGCATCCGCGCCTATGGCGAATTGGTGGGCAACAAAAAAGCCGCGCAGATCAACCGCGACGACCTGACCACCGGCGGCTGTGCGCTGGTGTCGATTTTCATCGCCGAGCCGTCCTTTGTCGGCCAGACCAAAGACCGGCTGTCCAACGAAACCGCGCAGAAAATGGTTGAAAATGCCGTGCGTGACCATTTCGACAACTGGCTGGCCTCGGACACCAAATCCGCCGGCGCGATCCTCGACTATCTGGTGCTGCGGGCCGAGGAACGGCTGAAACGGCGCGCCGAAAAGGAAACCCAGCGCAAATCGGCCACCAAAAAGCTGCGCCTGCCCGGCAAGCTGACCGATTGTTCCAACAGCGCGCGCGAAGGCACCGAACTGTTCATCGTGGAAGGGGATTCTGCGGGTGGCTCGGCCAAAATGGCCCGCAACCGCAAGACCCAGGCCCTGCTGCCCCTGCGCGGCAAAATCCTGAACGTGCTGGGCGCGGCCAGCTCGAAAATCGGCACCAACGCCGAAATCAGCGACCTGTCACAGGCGCTTGGCGTCGGGTTGGGCAGCCGGTTCAACCTTGATGATCTGCGCTATGAAAAAGTCATCATCATGACCGATGCGGATGTCGATGGCGCCCATATCGCCGCCCTGTTGATGACGTTTTTCTTCACCCAGATGCGGCCGATGATCGACGCGGGCCACCTCTATCTGGCCTGCCCGCCGCTGTTCCGGCTGACCCAGGGGGCCAGGCGGGTGTACTGCATTGACGAGGCCGAGAAAAACGAATGGCTGGAAAAAGGGCTGGGCGGCAAAGGCAAGATCGACGTCTCGCGCTTCAAAGGCTTGGGTGAAATGGACGCCAAAGACCTGAAAGACACCACCATGAACCCCGAAAGCCGCAAACTGATCCGCGTGACGGTAGAAGAAGACATGCCCGGCGAAACCGCCGATCTGGTGGAACGCCTGATGGGCAAAAAGCCGGAAATGCGGTTCCAGTATATTCAGGAGAACGCGCAGTTTGTGGAGGAGCTGGATGTCTAA
- a CDS encoding ABC transporter ATP-binding protein — MSKPMLELHGIVKTYNRGKPNEIKVLRGADLTVDQGEVVALVAPSGAGKSTLLHIAGLLDTADQGQVLINGQDMSGKSDRKRTAVRRDEVGFIYQFHHLLPEFSALENIVLPQLANGVSQSVAERRALELLGNVGVADRADHRPAAMSGGEQQRVAFCRALANEPLILLADEPTGNLDPATSDQVFETLMALARDTGLSALIATHNMELAARMDRVVRMENGVLV, encoded by the coding sequence ATGAGTAAGCCAATGCTGGAACTGCACGGGATCGTGAAAACCTACAATCGCGGCAAACCCAATGAAATCAAGGTGCTGAGGGGTGCCGACCTGACGGTTGATCAGGGCGAAGTGGTGGCGCTGGTGGCACCTTCGGGTGCTGGTAAATCCACCCTGCTGCACATCGCCGGTCTGCTGGATACGGCGGATCAGGGGCAGGTGCTGATTAACGGGCAGGATATGAGTGGTAAATCGGACCGCAAACGCACCGCCGTGCGCCGTGACGAGGTTGGCTTTATCTATCAGTTCCACCACCTGCTGCCGGAATTTTCGGCGCTGGAAAACATCGTTCTGCCGCAACTGGCCAACGGCGTTTCGCAGTCCGTGGCCGAGCGCCGCGCGCTGGAATTGCTGGGCAATGTCGGTGTGGCCGATCGGGCCGATCACCGGCCAGCCGCGATGTCGGGCGGCGAGCAACAGCGGGTGGCCTTTTGTCGTGCGCTGGCCAATGAACCGCTGATCCTGCTGGCGGACGAGCCGACGGGCAACCTTGACCCTGCAACATCGGATCAGGTGTTTGAAACCCTGATGGCGCTGGCGCGGGACACGGGCCTGTCGGCCCTGATCGCCACCCACAACATGGAGCTGGCGGCGCGGATGGATCGCGTGGTGCGGATGGAGAACGGGGTGCTGGTGTGA
- a CDS encoding lipoprotein-releasing ABC transporter permease subunit, translating into MAGKTAPFSKFEWMIAWRYLRAKRAEGGVSIMTWISLIGITLAVAALIITLAVRAGFRAEFVDTILGANAHVTVFNSITVDDSGRTSRVMEDYKEKAERIRQIPGVTRVAPLIKGQVMANNRQYNTGAQVFGISLEDLKGIPRIASGEDQIGNIDDFDRGVAIGKGIANTLGLGVGDKIKLISPNGTKTAFGVSPRVKVYEVVYIFSVGRYDIDGIRIYMPFKEAQSFFNREGVADELEVMVAEPEKVDDMALDLLRAGGDRTVLWTWRDASGAFLRALTVEDNVMFVLMSVLVLIAAMNIISGLVMLVKNKGRDIGILRTMGLTEGSVLRVFFICGALTGLLGTLFGVILGCLFALYFDPILAFVSGASGGQVWDASVRGIYKLPALLQFKDVMSAIALSLGLSFIVTIFPARRAARMNPVEALRYE; encoded by the coding sequence TTGGCCGGAAAAACCGCCCCCTTTTCAAAATTCGAATGGATGATCGCCTGGCGCTACCTGCGCGCCAAACGTGCCGAAGGCGGTGTCAGCATTATGACGTGGATTTCCCTGATCGGCATCACGCTGGCCGTGGCCGCGCTGATCATCACCCTGGCTGTGCGGGCCGGTTTTCGGGCCGAATTCGTCGATACCATTCTGGGTGCCAACGCCCATGTGACGGTGTTCAACTCGATCACGGTGGACGACAGTGGCCGCACCAGCCGCGTGATGGAGGATTACAAGGAAAAGGCCGAGCGTATCCGCCAAATCCCCGGCGTCACCCGCGTTGCCCCGCTGATCAAGGGGCAGGTGATGGCGAACAACCGGCAATATAACACCGGCGCACAGGTGTTCGGCATCAGCCTTGAGGATCTGAAGGGAATACCGCGGATCGCCTCGGGTGAAGACCAAATCGGAAATATTGACGACTTTGACCGCGGGGTTGCCATCGGCAAAGGCATCGCCAACACGCTGGGCCTCGGGGTGGGGGACAAGATCAAGCTGATTTCCCCCAACGGCACCAAAACCGCCTTTGGCGTCAGCCCCCGCGTAAAGGTTTACGAGGTCGTCTATATCTTCTCGGTCGGCCGTTACGACATCGACGGCATCCGCATCTATATGCCCTTCAAGGAAGCGCAGAGTTTCTTTAACCGCGAGGGCGTGGCGGACGAATTGGAAGTGATGGTTGCCGAGCCTGAAAAGGTGGACGACATGGCGCTGGACCTGCTGCGCGCCGGCGGGGACCGCACAGTGCTGTGGACGTGGCGCGACGCCTCGGGTGCCTTCCTGCGGGCCCTGACGGTCGAGGACAACGTGATGTTCGTGCTGATGTCGGTGCTGGTGCTGATCGCCGCGATGAACATCATTTCCGGCCTTGTGATGCTGGTGAAAAACAAGGGCCGCGACATCGGGATTTTGCGCACTATGGGGCTGACCGAAGGCTCGGTTCTGCGGGTGTTTTTCATCTGCGGTGCGCTGACCGGATTGCTGGGCACATTGTTCGGGGTGATCCTCGGCTGCCTGTTCGCGCTGTATTTCGACCCGATACTGGCCTTTGTCAGCGGCGCGTCGGGCGGGCAGGTCTGGGATGCCTCGGTGCGGGGCATCTATAAATTGCCTGCACTGTTGCAGTTCAAGGACGTGATGTCGGCCATCGCGTTATCATTGGGCCTGTCATTTATCGTGACCATCTTTCCGGCCCGCCGCGCTGCGCGGATGAACCCCGTGGAGGCCCTGCGTTATGAGTAA
- a CDS encoding DUF1194 domain-containing protein yields the protein MRVVLALICLLFAHIAAAQPVEVDVKIVISVDASGSVDPSEFRLQIDGITNALRTPAVQRAVRAGPRGRVLAAVLIWSDAAYPKYPTAWFELGPDGTFEAFATEIEKFKISAPGVPAIGGGGTNIGDGLVYAINMLEENPMPASRLVIDVSGDGPESKPWVKEAVELPQARALAAAKGITVNGLAIETDIAGLHLWYEANLITGTGSFVEKAADFQDYRRAILKKLLRELSGQPFTLNDPLRGQQMRQQIGDGRAHQEPAKG from the coding sequence GTGAGGGTTGTCCTTGCCCTGATCTGCCTGCTCTTTGCCCATATTGCCGCTGCCCAACCCGTTGAAGTCGATGTGAAAATCGTGATTTCGGTGGATGCGTCAGGGTCGGTTGACCCCAGCGAATTCCGCCTGCAAATCGACGGCATCACAAACGCCCTGCGCACCCCTGCGGTGCAACGCGCGGTGCGGGCGGGGCCAAGGGGCAGGGTGCTGGCGGCGGTGCTGATCTGGTCGGACGCGGCCTATCCGAAATACCCGACCGCGTGGTTTGAACTGGGGCCGGACGGGACGTTCGAGGCTTTTGCAACCGAGATCGAGAAATTCAAGATTTCCGCCCCCGGCGTGCCCGCGATTGGTGGCGGCGGGACCAATATTGGCGATGGATTGGTCTATGCAATCAATATGTTAGAGGAAAACCCCATGCCCGCCAGCCGGTTGGTGATTGATGTTTCGGGGGACGGGCCGGAGTCAAAGCCCTGGGTCAAGGAGGCGGTGGAATTGCCACAGGCGCGGGCCTTGGCGGCGGCCAAAGGGATTACGGTCAACGGGTTGGCGATTGAAACCGATATTGCGGGGCTGCATCTGTGGTACGAGGCAAATCTGATCACCGGCACGGGCAGTTTTGTCGAAAAGGCGGCGGATTTTCAGGACTACCGGCGGGCAATCCTGAAAAAACTGTTGCGCGAATTATCAGGGCAGCCGTTTACGTTGAATGATCCGTTACGGGGTCAGCAGATGCGGCAGCAGATAGGGGACGGTCGCGCCCATCAGGAACCCGCCAAGGGCTGA